The Helicobacter pylori genomic interval TTAAGAAATATTGGAGTTTTTCTGTTGTTTTGACTTTATTGGGAATGTTTGAATTGGAGGCTAAAGAAGAAGAAAAAAGAAAAATTATTATTATAAGTAGGATTTTAAGAATGAATGACAAGCGTTTTAAGAAATATTGGAGTTTTTCTGTTGTTTTGACTTTATTGGGAATGTTTGAATTGGAGGCTAAAGAAGAAGAAAAAGAAGAAAGAAAGACAGAAAGAAAAAAAGATCAAAAAAAGAACGCCCAACACACTCTAGGCAAAGTTACCACTCAAGCGGCTAAAATCTTTAATTACAACAACCAGACAACCATTTCAAGTAAGGAATTAGAAAGAAGGCAAGCCAACCAAATCAGCGACATGTTTAGAAGAAACCCTAATATCAATGTGGGTGGTGGTGCGGTTATAGCGCAAAAAATTTATGTGCGCGGTATTGAAGACAGATTGGCTAGGGTTACGGTGGATGGTGCGGCGCAAATGGGTGCAAGCTATGGGCATCAAGGCAATACGATTATTGACCCTGGAATGCTCAAAAGCGTGGTGGTTACTAAGGGGGCGGCTCAAGCGAGCGCGGGGCCTATGGCTTTGATTGGCGCGATTAAAATGGAGACTAGAAGCGCGAGCGATTTTATCCCTAAAGGTAAAGACTACGCCATAAGTGGGGCTGTTACTTTTTTAACCAACTTTGGGGATCGAGAAACCGTGATGGGCGCTTATCGTAACAATCATTTTGATATTCTTTTGTAATTACACGCATCAAAATATTTTTTATTATCGTGATGGGGATAATGCCACAAAAGATCTTTTTAGACCTAAAGCGGATAATAAAGTTACAGGAAGTCCTAGCGAGCAAAACAATGTGATGGCTAAGATCAATGGTTATTTGAGCGAAAGGGATACCTTAACGCTCAGCTATAACATGACCAGAGATAACGCTAATCGCCCTTTAAGAGCGAATTTTACAGGCACTTTTTTACCCTATTCTTGCGGTGATTTTAACGCTTTCCCTAACGAGAAAAACCCTAGCGATTGCTTGTTTGAAAATGACGCTAGTTTGTTTAAAACTTATAGCGTCAATTTGGTGCATAATGTGAGTTTGAACTATGAAAGAGAAGGGGGGAGTCGTTTTGGTGATCCTAAATTAAAAATCAATGGTTATACAAGCATTAGGAATGTCCAAATTGATCCGCTTTTTAGGCCTAACGATATAGCGGCTATCATTCCTTTCACCCCAAACCCAAAACTTGGCGGAGAAAATGAATGCGTGGCGCAAGGGGGTATTTATGACGCTGTGAAACAAACTTGCTCCATCACTTTTAAAAGCCTTGGAGGGGGTTCTGTGGTGGCTAATAAAAATTTATTCATCATCAATTCCGGATTTAATGCGAATGTGATCCACACCATAGACCATAAAAATGACAATCTTTTTGAATACGGGTTGAATTACCAAAACTTAACCACTTTTGATAAAGCGATCCCTAATAGCGAATTAGTCAAACCCGGCGATGCCCCTGACGCATGCTTAAGGGTTATGGGACCTAATGATCCCAACATGAACGGGCGTTGCCAAAGGAATGGCGCTACCGCGAATGTGGTTGGGGTGTATGTGCAAGCGAATTACACCTTACACCCTATGGTAACTTTAGGGGCAGGGACTCGTTATGATGTTTATACTTTAGTGGATAAAGACTGGCAGTTGCACATAACCCAAGGGTTTAGCCCTAGCGCGGCTTTAAATGTCTCGCCTTTAGAAAATTTGAATTTCAGGCTTTCTTATGCGTATGTAACCAGAGGCCCTATGCCTGGAGGTTTGGTGTGGATGCGTCAAGATAATTTGCGCTATAACCGCAATTTAAAGCCAGAAATCGGACAAAATGTGGAATTTAACACCGAATACAGCAGTAAGTATTTTGATTTCAGGGCTGCAGGTTTTGTCCAACTGATTTCTAATTACATCAACCAATTTTCTTCAACGCTTTTTGTAACCAACTTGCCCGCAAAAGATATTATTTATGTGCCTGGTTATGAAGTTTCAGGGACGGCTAAATACAAGGGTTTTTCTTTAGGCTTGAGCGTGGCGCGCTCATGGCCTTCTTTAAAAGGGCGCTTGATCGCTGATGTGTATGAATTGGCTGCCACAACAGGCAATGTGTTTATTTTAACGGCAAGCTATACAATCCCACGCACCGGCCTTAGCATCACTTGGCTTTCACGATTCGTTACGGATTTGAGTTATTGCTCTTATAGCCCCTATCGCAACGGCCCTACGGATATTGATAGACGGCCTAGCAATTGCCCCAAAACGCCCGGGATTTTTTATGTGCATAAGCCCGGTTATGGGGTGAGCAGTTTTTTTGTAACCTACAAACCCACCTATAAGAAGCTTGAAGGCTTGAGTTTGAATGCGGTGTTTAACAATGTTTTTAACCAACAATATATTGATCAAGCAAGCCCAGTGATGAGCCCTGATGAACCCAATCAAGACAAATACGCAAGGGGCATGGCAGAGCCTGGCTTTAACGCTAGGTTTGAAATTTCTTATAAGTTTTAATAATGGAGCTAAAAATGAGGGTTTCATGGGTAGCGAATCTAATCAACAATAAAACATTCTTTAGAAGTAACAAATATATGATTTTAATCCTTTAATTTTTAAACTAATTTACAATGAAGGGTTATTTTTTGTAAAATAGGGTTGTGGATTTTAATTAATATTTTAACTTCATGCTGTTTTTTTTTGATTATAATTATAATCTCAACAAAAAAGATCATGCAATTAAAATTAGGGAGAGTTTAGTGAGGCAAGAAAAATATTTTTTGACTTCTTCTTTATCGCTTTTATCGTTTTTATTATGTCCTGCAGAAGCTTTTGATTATCGCTTTAGCGGTCGTGTGGAGAATTTTTCTAAGATTGGCTTTAACAATTCTCAACTCAATACTAAAAAAGGGATTTATCCTACTGAAAGTTTTATAGATATTGTAACTTTAGCGCAAGTCAAAGTCAATTTACTCCCTAAAGGCACCGAAAACCATAGGCTCTCTTTCTCTTTGGGTGGGGCGATTGCAGCCATTCCTTATGATAAGACTAAGAACGATATTAACCAAGCTAACGGGAAGATTTTTGGCTCAATTGTAGAGAATTTCATTGGGGGCTATCATGGATACTTTTTTAATAAGTATCTTGGCCCTGCTTATGCGGGGACTTCTCAATCAGCGAGCTATCATGCAAGGCCTTATGTGGTGGATACCGCTTTTTTAAAATACGATTACAAAGACGTTTTTGGGTTTAAGGCGGGGCGTTATGAAGCGAATATTGATTTTATGAGCGGTTCCAATCAAGGGTGGGAAGTGTATTATCAGCCCTATAAGACTGAAACGCAAAGGTTAAGATTTTGGTGGTGGAGTTCTTTTGGGAGAGGTTTAGCGTTCAACTCTTGGATTTATGAGTTTTTTGCGACAGTGCCTTATTTGAAAAAGGGAGGCAATCCTAATAACAGCAACGATTTCATCAATTACGGCTGGCATGGGATCACCACGACTTACTCTTATAAGGGATTAGACGCTCAATTTTTTTATTATTTTGCACCTAAGACTTATAACGCTCCTGGTTTTAAGCTAGTCTATGACACGAATAGGAATTTTGAAAATGTAGGCTTTCGCTCTCAAAGCATGATAATGACAACTTTCCCTTTATACTATAGAGGGTGGTATAACCCAGAGACAAAAACTTATAGTTTAGAAGACAGCACGCCCCATGGCTCGTTGTTAGGGAGGAATGGCGTTACTTTAAATATCCGCCAGGTTTTTTGGTGGGATAATTTCAACTGGTCCATTGGCTTTTATAACACCTTTGGCAATTCAGACGCTTTTTTAGGCTCTCACACGATGCCAAGGGGTAATAACACTTCCTATATCAGTAATGAAATCTCCGTAACGACTAGGCATGCCGGAATGATTGGCTATGATTTTTGGGATAATACGGCTTATGATGGGTTGGCTGATGCGATCACTAACGCTAACACTTTCACTTTTTACACTTCTGTTGGAGGGATTCATAAGCGTTTTGCATGGCATGTTTTTGGGCGTATTTCTCATGCGAATAAAAATGCGTTAGGGCAAGTGGGGAGGGCTAATGAATACTCCTTGCAATTCAATGCGAGCTATGCGTTCACTGAATCAGTCTTTCTTAACTTTAGGATCACTTATTATGGGGCTAGGATCAATAAAGGCTATCAAGTAGGGTATTTTGGAGCGCCCAAATTCAATAACCCTGATGGCGATTTTAGCGCTAATTACCAAGACAGAAGTTACATGATGACCAACCTTACGCTGAAGTTTTGATTTTTAATCAAATCACAGCAAGTTAAAAACACTTCAAGGCATTTTTTAAAATCTGAGTATAAAAGACTTTGCGCAAAGCTAGTTTTGTGAAGCGCCCAACCGCTAAAGCGACTGGGCTTCCTGATGTTGGGGGAGAGTTTGGTTCTTGCTCCCTAATGGATTTTACAGAGTTTGATCTCCAACGCATTCCCTACAGCTCTCACGCATCATATCTCCGGCGTAACTTTGCACGCTTCTCCCACGCTAGATACAAATATATGAGAGTATTATAACAAATTAGCGGTATTCATTCCAATCGCTAAAGATGTTTAGGATTTCTGCTTGGGTGGTTTAAAAAGCGGTTTTTTTGGGTTAGGGGAACGCCGTTAGCGTTTGATCGCTTCACAAAATAAAAGGGCTTTGAAACGCTTAAAGCAAAATAACAGCTTTTAATAAAGCGTTCTCTAGGGGGGTTAATTCCAATTATTTGATTATTTGATAAGGATTTTAGGGTTGTTTTAAAGCGGGGGTTTAAAGGGTTTGTTCAAAGCCTATAAAAGGCCTTGAGCTTTTTTAAAAGGCGTAGCCATAGACCCAATACACGCTATAAGGGCGGTAGTATTTCACTTCAGCGCCGCCAGCTTTATAATAAGTGTTGTAAATCGTAGGGACTTGCACACCGATTTCTATAGAATGCTGGTTATGGCTTTTCAAGTCTTTTTTCAAGATACCAAAGTTCATGCGTAGCCCCACATCAAACAAGAATTGGAATTTTGTCGCTGTTGGTCTGTTCGCAAGCTGAGGGCTATTTCTTAGCGTGCTGATGTAAGTATCCCCTGCGAGTTGGATCCCCCCAAAGAAGCCTGCATTAAGACTTCGGCTACCAAAAGAGCGGCTAAACACATTGTAAAGCACATCAGTTCCCACCCCATAAGTGAGCAAATTGACTTGATTGTAAGTAGGGCCGTTACCCACGCCCGCGCCGTTATAGCTGAAGAAGCCGTAGTAGCGTAAGCCCACATTCTTGTTTTCTCCAAAGAATTGCTTATAACCGATTTTAGTGATAAACCCGTTAAACGCATTCACTTGAGAGCTGTTACCGGCAGCGAAATTCCCAAGCCATGGGTTAGCTTTAAGCTCGTTATTCAAAGCAGTAACTTTAGCCAAAGTGTTTGTGGTGTTGTTTAATAGTTGGGTGGAGCGCTCTTGATCAATATTCCCGCCATAGCTCACTTGATAGCCTGTTGAATTGCTGATGTTAGCGTTGTTGGCCAGCGTTAAAGCGTTTTGAGAAGTATCGACGATGTTTTGCACCAAGCTAGTGAATTCCTTAGCGCTCAAATCATTCCCAGCGTTAGCCGAGTTGAAAACATGTTGCGCTAAAGCAGCGTCCAAAAACGCACCGGCAGCCCCACCATTACCGCTTGGCCCCATAGTGACTGAAGCTTGCTTTAGGACATAAGCGATTTGTTGAGCGGTAACACCACTTCCATAAGTTTGATTAGTGTTGTTTTGAAAAATCCCACCCGCTTGGTTATTGGCGTTTAAGAATGAATTCATGTAAGTCAAATAAACGCTAGCGGTGTTAAGCTCACTGAGCTGATTGGAGAGATTAGCACTCGTGGTGTTGTTGTTGCCTTGAAAGATATTGTTTTTGAGGTCTTGACTCAAAGTTTTGATGGAGTTAACCATTTCGTTATAAAGACTCAGGTTACCTTGGAAACAAGGAGAATTATTAGTAGAACCAGTGGTAGCAGCAGTAGTCACACCAGCACTACCACTACTAGTAGCACCACATTGATGAATGCTACTAGTGTTCAAAGTGGGATACAAATTAATCAAATTGCCTAATTGGTTCATAAAGAGATTGCCTAAAGTCCCGGCGACATTGCCTCCTGTGCCTGCAATATTGATATTGGTGTTGTTTGTCGTGTTAGAGTTTAACAAGCCGGCTAATTCTTCGGCTTTGATTTTACCCGGGTTTTTCACTTGTTGGACTACCTGACCTAATTCATACCCAAAGGTCATAAAGCCCCCATCTTCTTCAGCGCCCACTTGATTGAAGCTCAAGCTTAACGCTAGGCTTAAAGGGGCTAAGAATCTTACTTTTTGAGATTGTGTCATTAAATTTTCCTTAATCATTTTGAATGGCTTTAAATTTTGTTTCATATTCGTCTCTTCCCCCCTTTCTTAGAATGAATACCCATAAGACCAATAAACGCTATAAGGACGGAAATACTTCACGGTAGTCCCTGCTGATTTGTAATAAGTGTTATAAATCGTAGGCACCACTACGCCAAATTCCACCGTGTGCTGGTTGTGGCGGTTGGATTTCCCGCCCAACTTACCGAAGTTCATTCGCATACCGAAGTCAAAGAGGAACTGGAAGTGCGTGTTATTGATTTTCCCATGCAATTTCACATTGGGGTCATCTCTGAGCGTGGATTGGAAAGTCTCACCGGCTAATTGGATACCGCTAAAAAAGCCCATATCCACAGAGCGGTTTTGATAGGAGCGGCTAAAGATGTTATACAACACATCAGTCCCCACCCCATAAGTGTATAACCCTACATTATTTTGAGTGGATCTAAAGCCCACGCTCGCTCCGTTATAAGAAAAGAAACCATAATAGCGCAAACCGATATTCCTTTTCTTCCCGAAGAATTGCTTATAGCCCACTTTAGTGTAAAACCCGTTTAAAATATTCGTCGCACGACTGTTCCCGGCTCTGAATTGGGGCAAGTAAGGCATGCTTCTCACCTGATTGTTGAGCGCATTGATTTTATCCAAAGTTACTTGTGCGTTATAAAGAGCGTTAGGGAGCTGATTAGCACGCCCTTGCACAGCGTTAGCTTGGTTAGTTAGTTGGTTATCTGTAGCGTTATTAAACGCGTTCCCGCTAATGGGGTTTTTATTGAGCTCGTTATAAACCGATTGAGATTGATCAATAATGCCTTGCACCAAACCTGTAAAAACAGCCGAATTGAATTCCTTATTCCCAATGTTGGCGGCTACGGCAGAGTTGAAAGCTTCTAAAAGCAATTCATCTTGCTTGAGCAAGTTGGCTGCGTTATTGAGAATATTTTGTTGGTTTTGAAGGTATTGGATAGCTTGTTGGGAGTAAGTTTGACCATTTTGACCAGTCGCACCACTAGTTCCGTTAGTTCCATTTTTGGTTTCTAAAGCCTTATTCATCGCATTAAAAAACACATTCGCCGCATTCAAGTAGGTGAGCTGTTGTTGCATGTTGGGGAAATTGGTGTTTGTGCCGTAGTTAGTCTGGCTGCCGATCGTGCTTAAAACCCTGTTAGAAAGGCTTGGAAGCCAGTAATAGCCCGCAGCGGTGCAAGCGCTTTGAGTGGTAAGAGAGTTGCCACCAGCCGTCCCTGCAGCCGCGCAAGTCCCACTGCCTACCGCACCCCCTAAAAGAGCGTTCGCAGACACATCGTTACCATTGAGTTTCTCTGGATACGCCCCTAAAAGCGAATAAAGGTATTGGGAGAAAGCGTTACTCAACGCCCCTGCGACATTGCCTCCGGTGTTGTTGTTTAAAATGTTGTTCGTTACACTAGCGTTAAGCTCTCTTTCGAGTTCGTCTCTTTTAGTGCCGCCTGGGTTTTGGACATCTTGCATGACTTGCCCAAGCTGATAACCGACGGTGAAAAACCCTCCATCATCTTCGGCATAACTTATGCTAGCACAAAGGGCTAGACTAAGAAACAGCGTTCTATTTTTCTTTATCATGATTTTCCTTATCAATGGGATGCTCCTTGATTGAGTTTAAATTTGGGATTTAAGTTACATCAGGGCTTATGATATGGTATTACCATACAAATTGTTAGATGTAATTGATAGTATTTTCACATAATGAAAATTAAACTAACCTTAAAAATCCCCTCAAAAACCCCTTATAAAGGAATAAAGTTACAACAATTGGAGCGCTTTTTACAAAAAAAAAAAAAACGGGATTTCATGGGGGGATTAACCTTAAATTTTTGGGGGTTTTAAAAACGCTTTTTGGCATTTCTAAGTTTTTTAAACTATAATCACGCTTAACGCAAATAATCATTTTAAGTTATCTCTTTTGTTGTGAAAATTTGGAGCATGTTAGGGTTTGGGGTAATAGTGGGTGGTTACCCCGAAAGGAGATAACCAACTATGAAATTATTATTAGCAATCATAGTTTTAATGGTCCTCACAACGCCATTATACTAAAATTTTGGCTCTAGCACAAGCTAGAGCTAAAATCTATGGTTGCTAGCGTTTTAAACAAACAATACAAAAACCAATTTTATTTTAAATCGGGTTTCAAAAGCCCCGCTTCATACAAAAACACCGAGGGTTTATGCTCTTTAGGTTTGGCGTTTTCTCTCAATTCGTTTTTCGCATAAGAAAGCCATAAATTTTCCTTAGCCCTTGTGATAGCGACATAAAAAAGCCGCCGCTCTTCTTCAATGCCCCCACCGGTATTCATGAGCTTGTGGTTAGGGAAACGGCCCTCCATTAAATCTATAATATAAACATCTTTAAATTCCAAGCCTTTAGAAGCATGCACGCTCAATAAATTCACGCCCTCGCCTTGCGTGGCTTCACTAGAGCCTATTAAAGTGCCATTTAAGAAACGCCCTAAATTTTGGTAATTTTTAGCCAAAGAGCTCATCAAGTCCATTTTTTCATTGAAGCGTTTTTGCGCTTGGAGTTTTTTAAACTCGTTATAAGAGCCGTCCTTATTTTTGGAGCGCTCTTTTAAAAGGCGTGTTTTAAAGGTTTGAAAAAACGCGCTTTCTAGAATGTGTTTGATTAAAGCGCTAGGGGAATGGGTGGGGGCTTTGGTATAAAGAGTGAAAAAATCGCTAAGCATTTTAGCCCCATTGGGTGAGATTTTAGGGTGCATCAACACCGGGTGCGAATGGAACGCTTTATCTATCACGCTGTTAAACCTTGAGCTGTTTTCTAGGGCAAAAATTTCTTCAAAAAGCCCCATAGAGGTGATTTCTTTTTTCTTGGTGTAAATTTTGGCTTCTTTGCTTGGGTGGGTTAGGGCTAGTTTGAGATCGCCATTGCCTAAAAGCATTAAGGCCTCATGAATGTCTTTAGCGGTGTTAGAGCCAATATCGCTGATATAGCTTAAAACATGGATTGCTGCCATGATGTCTTTAGGGTTAAAGATGAGTGCGCAAATGTCTAACGCTAACGCTACTTCTTTGGATTCAAAAAAGCTCGCGCTCCCTTTTCTTTTGCTTGGCACATTGTGGGATCTTAAAGCGGCTTCTAATTGATCCGCGCTCGCGTTATTCCTAAAAATCACTGCCACTTCTTTAAAATTCTTTCGCATGACAATGCGCTTAGCGATGTCTTGGCATTGCGCGATATTGTCGCTGTAATTTAAAAGCGCGGGCTTATTGAAATGCCCTGATTTCACCACTTCTAAATTTTTAGGGTAAATGCGCTCGTTGCGCTGTATCACTTGATTAGCGAGATCTAAAATCTCTTTAGAAGAGCGGTAGTTTTTGGTGAGCGTGAAAACCCGGGCGTTTTTGTATTTTTGAGTGAAATTAGAAATGATAGAAATATCCGCCCCATTGAAAGCGTAAATGCTTTGATCGTAATCGCCCACGCAAAACAAACTGGGAGGGTTGATAGCGTCTAAAATGGATTCTTGTAAGGGGTTAGTGTCTTGAAACTCATCGCAAAGCACTTCTTTATAAGGGCTAGGTTTTTCTAGCATCGCTTGTTTAAATAACAGCAGTAAATCGTTATAGTCAATATAGTTATGCTTTTTTTTAGTGTTTTCAAATTCGTCTAAAATGTTTTCATAAAAAGCGGCGTATGGCGTGTGTTCAGGGTTTTTACTAGAAAGCCATGCGCTAAAATCTTCTTGTTTTAGAGCGTTGGTATAAAGAGAATAGAGGGCGTAGAGGTGCTGCGAAGTGTAGGGCTTTTTATCGTCATCTGTTAGCGCGTTTTTGGTATCCACAATGCTTTCTAAAAGCTTTTTCAATTCTTTAGGTTGCTTCAGGCTTAAATTGGGGTAATGCTCTTTTAAATAGCGATACGCTACCGCATGGAAAGTGCCCGCTTCAATTTTGGAGCTTAAC includes:
- the alpB gene encoding Hop family adhesin AlpB, producing the protein MKQNLKPFKMIKENLMTQSQKVRFLAPLSLALSLSFNQVGAEEDGGFMTFGYELGQVVQQVKNPGKIKAEELAGLLNSNTTNNTNINIAGTGGNVAGTLGNLFMNQLGNLINLYPTLNTSSIHQCGATSSGSAGVTTAATTGSTNNSPCFQGNLSLYNEMVNSIKTLSQDLKNNIFQGNNNTTSANLSNQLSELNTASVYLTYMNSFLNANNQAGGIFQNNTNQTYGSGVTAQQIAYVLKQASVTMGPSGNGGAAGAFLDAALAQHVFNSANAGNDLSAKEFTSLVQNIVDTSQNALTLANNANISNSTGYQVSYGGNIDQERSTQLLNNTTNTLAKVTALNNELKANPWLGNFAAGNSSQVNAFNGFITKIGYKQFFGENKNVGLRYYGFFSYNGAGVGNGPTYNQVNLLTYGVGTDVLYNVFSRSFGSRSLNAGFFGGIQLAGDTYISTLRNSPQLANRPTATKFQFLFDVGLRMNFGILKKDLKSHNQHSIEIGVQVPTIYNTYYKAGGAEVKYYRPYSVYWVYGYAF
- the hofG gene encoding outer membrane beta-barrel protein HofG is translated as MRQEKYFLTSSLSLLSFLLCPAEAFDYRFSGRVENFSKIGFNNSQLNTKKGIYPTESFIDIVTLAQVKVNLLPKGTENHRLSFSLGGAIAAIPYDKTKNDINQANGKIFGSIVENFIGGYHGYFFNKYLGPAYAGTSQSASYHARPYVVDTAFLKYDYKDVFGFKAGRYEANIDFMSGSNQGWEVYYQPYKTETQRLRFWWWSSFGRGLAFNSWIYEFFATVPYLKKGGNPNNSNDFINYGWHGITTTYSYKGLDAQFFYYFAPKTYNAPGFKLVYDTNRNFENVGFRSQSMIMTTFPLYYRGWYNPETKTYSLEDSTPHGSLLGRNGVTLNIRQVFWWDNFNWSIGFYNTFGNSDAFLGSHTMPRGNNTSYISNEISVTTRHAGMIGYDFWDNTAYDGLADAITNANTFTFYTSVGGIHKRFAWHVFGRISHANKNALGQVGRANEYSLQFNASYAFTESVFLNFRITYYGARINKGYQVGYFGAPKFNNPDGDFSANYQDRSYMMTNLTLKF
- the alpA gene encoding Hop family adhesin AlpA, with protein sequence MIKKNRTLFLSLALCASISYAEDDGGFFTVGYQLGQVMQDVQNPGGTKRDELERELNASVTNNILNNNTGGNVAGALSNAFSQYLYSLLGAYPEKLNGNDVSANALLGGAVGSGTCAAAGTAGGNSLTTQSACTAAGYYWLPSLSNRVLSTIGSQTNYGTNTNFPNMQQQLTYLNAANVFFNAMNKALETKNGTNGTSGATGQNGQTYSQQAIQYLQNQQNILNNAANLLKQDELLLEAFNSAVAANIGNKEFNSAVFTGLVQGIIDQSQSVYNELNKNPISGNAFNNATDNQLTNQANAVQGRANQLPNALYNAQVTLDKINALNNQVRSMPYLPQFRAGNSRATNILNGFYTKVGYKQFFGKKRNIGLRYYGFFSYNGASVGFRSTQNNVGLYTYGVGTDVLYNIFSRSYQNRSVDMGFFSGIQLAGETFQSTLRDDPNVKLHGKINNTHFQFLFDFGMRMNFGKLGGKSNRHNQHTVEFGVVVPTIYNTYYKSAGTTVKYFRPYSVYWSYGYSF
- a CDS encoding ATP-dependent helicase gives rise to the protein MLETLQLNPEQLKAAKALKGYNLVIASAGTGKTSTIVGRILYLLDNGIKPEEILLLTFTNKASNEMIARVAKYSKLSSKIEAGTFHAVAYRYLKEHYPNLSLKQPKELKKLLESIVDTKNALTDDDKKPYTSQHLYALYSLYTNALKQEDFSAWLSSKNPEHTPYAAFYENILDEFENTKKKHNYIDYNDLLLLFKQAMLEKPSPYKEVLCDEFQDTNPLQESILDAINPPSLFCVGDYDQSIYAFNGADISIISNFTQKYKNARVFTLTKNYRSSKEILDLANQVIQRNERIYPKNLEVVKSGHFNKPALLNYSDNIAQCQDIAKRIVMRKNFKEVAVIFRNNASADQLEAALRSHNVPSKRKGSASFFESKEVALALDICALIFNPKDIMAAIHVLSYISDIGSNTAKDIHEALMLLGNGDLKLALTHPSKEAKIYTKKKEITSMGLFEEIFALENSSRFNSVIDKAFHSHPVLMHPKISPNGAKMLSDFFTLYTKAPTHSPSALIKHILESAFFQTFKTRLLKERSKNKDGSYNEFKKLQAQKRFNEKMDLMSSLAKNYQNLGRFLNGTLIGSSEATQGEGVNLLSVHASKGLEFKDVYIIDLMEGRFPNHKLMNTGGGIEEERRLFYVAITRAKENLWLSYAKNELRENAKPKEHKPSVFLYEAGLLKPDLK